One part of the Girardinichthys multiradiatus isolate DD_20200921_A chromosome 10, DD_fGirMul_XY1, whole genome shotgun sequence genome encodes these proteins:
- the LOC124875252 gene encoding inhibitor of nuclear factor kappa-B kinase subunit alpha-like, which translates to MEKAPFRQTQIFGDWEMKERLGIGGFAHVYLFQQCETNEKIAVKNCRLDLTPRNKDRWCREILIMKKLHHNNVVTAKEVPEEIKVIALNDLPLLAMEYCSKGDLRNVLSKPENCCGLKESEVLSLLHDVGSGIQYLHENKIIHRDLKPENIVLQDCSGKVVHKIIDLGYAKDLDQGSLCTSFVGTLQYLAPELFDTKPYTVAVDYWSFGTMVFECCCGFRPFLHNWQPVQWAGVVKNKGPKDIMAVEDSNGEVKFSTHLAHPNNLSRALVEPLENVLQLMLKWNKEQRGGPVHRATKRPMCFEMLDDLLNMNVVHILNMTTAQVLSFKLSPDESLHSLQMRIEAETKIEVVNQELLQETGVSLDPRKPANQCVPLDGMRGWDEYIVYLFDKSITNYSGPLNARDLPERVNNIVQDPKKLLPLVELKKVWGEAVNYICGLKDDYSRLFQGQRAAMLSLLRFNTNLTRCKNSMFGFSQQLRAKLDFFKCSIQYDLEKYSDQMQYGISSEKMLKVWQENEEKAATFAQVAEVSHLDDEIMALHSEIVELQRSPFARRQGDKMEQLEGKAIEFYVQLKRTCKAADSDGTGDSSEMVKAIIQTVQNQDKVLKDLYTHLSKILNSKQKIIDLFPRIEKTLESIKEADNTVMQMQIKRQKEFWHLLKIACAQNSSRNSMAASPESSRLLQVSQWSQSAQPVSSPHPLTSLPGRNDSDAAPRLLQENQKYLSQLSNLMQEAADEQAKSIVEQDWSWTKYEMLTTKLKKRNA; encoded by the exons CCCATGTTTACCTCTTCCAGCAATGC gaaacaaatgaaaaaatagcAGTAAAAAATTGCCGTCTGGATCTCACACCAAGGAACAAGGACAGATGGTGCAGAGAGATACTGATCATGAAAAA GCTGCATCATAATAATGTTGTGACTGCAAAAGAAGTCCCAGAGGAAATTAAGGTGATTGCTTTAAATGATCTTCCACTCCTGGCCATGGAGTACTGCTCCAAAGGAGACCTGAGAAAT GTGCTGAGCAAACCTGAAAACTGCTGTGGTCTGAAAGAAAGTGAAGTGCTTTCATTACTCCATGATGTTG GAAGTGGCATTCAGTATCTGCACGAAAACAAAATCATTCACAGGGACCTTAAACCTGAAAACATTGTGCTCCAGGACTGCAGCGGAAAG GTGGTTCATAAAATCATTGACTTGGGTTATGCCAAAGATCTGGACCAGGGCAGTCTGTGCACTTCTTTTGTGGGCACTCTTCAGTACCTG gcTCCCGAGTTATTTGACACCAAGCCATACACAGTTGCTGTTGACTATTGGAGCTTTGGCACAATGGTTTTTGAATGCTGCTGCGGTTTCCGTCCTTTTCTGCACAACTGGCAACCTGTGCAGTG GGCTGGTGTAGTGAAGAATAAAGGTCCAAAAGACATCATGGCAGTAGAGGATTCTAATGGTGAAGTCAAGTTCTCAACACATCTCGCACACCCAAACAATCTCAGCAG GGCTCTGGTGGAGCCGTTGGAAAACGTTCTTCAGCTGATGTTGAAGTGGAACAAAGAGCAGAGAGGAGGCCCAGTGCATCGTGCCACAAAGAGACCGATGTGCTTTGAGATGCTCGATGACTTACTGAATATGAAT GTCGTCCACATCCTGAATATGACCACAGCTCAGGTCCTCTCATTCAAACTGAGTCCAGATGAGAGTCTTCACAGTCTGCAGATGCGCATTGAGGCCGAAACCAAGATTGAAGTTGTGAACCAGGAGCTGCTGCAGGAGACAGGGGTCTCTCTGGACCCCAGGAAGCCTGCTAATCAGTGTGTTCCTTTGGACGGAATG AGAGGGTGGGATGAATACATCGTGTACTTGTTTGACAAGAGCATCACCAACTACTCTGGTCCCTTGAATGCCAGAGACCTGCCTGAAAGAGTCAACAATATTG TACAAGATCCGAAAAAGTTGCTACCTCTGGTTGAGTTAAAGAAAGTTTGGGGCGAAGCTGTGAACTACATCTGTGGTCTGAAAGACGACTACAGCAGACTCTTCCAAGGCCAGAGAGCTGCCAT GTTGAGCCTCCTGCGCTTCAACACCAACCTGACCAGGTGTAAAAACAGCATGTTCGGCTTCTCTCAGCAGCTCAGAGCCAAACTGGATTTCTTTAAGTGTAGCATCCAGTATGACCTGGAAAAATACAGCGACCAGATGCAGTATGGGATAT CGTCTGAAAAAATGCTGAAAGTCTGGCAGGAAAACGAAGAAAAAGCTGCTACCTTTGCACAG GTGGCAGAAGTGAGCCATTTGGATGATGAGATTATGGCTCTTCATTCTGAGATCGTAGAGCTTCAGAGGAGCCCATTCGCTCGGCGACAAGGAGACAAGATGGAGCAACT aGAAGGAAAGGCAATAGAGTTCTACGTGCAGCTGAAGAGAACATGCAAAG CTGCTGACTCCGATGGCACCGGCGACAGCTCTGAAATGGTGAAGGCCATCATCCAGACTGTCCAGAACCAAGATAAGGTCCTCAAAGATCTGTACACCCACCTCAG CAAAATCCTGAATAGCAAACAGAAGATTATTGACTTGTTTCCACGGATTGAGAAAACCCTGGAGAGCATCAAAGAGGCTGACAACACAGTGATGCAAATGCAGATCAAAAGACAGAAAGAGTTTTGGCATTTACTCAAGATTGCTTGT GCCCAGAACTCGTCTCGGAACTCCATGGCAGCCAGTCCCGAGTCATCCCGCCTGCTGCAGGTTTCTCAGTGGTCCCAGTCTGCACAGCCTGTCAGCTCCCCTCATCCCCTAACCTCCCTGCCTGGACGAAATGACAG tGATGCTGCTCCACGACTGCTGCAGGAGAACCAGAAGTACCTCAGTCAGCTGTCCAATCTGATGCAAGAGGCCGCAGACGAACAAGCAAAGAGCATAGTG gagCAAGACTGGAGCTggacaaaatatgaaatgttaacaacaaaattaaaaaagcgAAATGCGTAA